From a region of the bacterium HR11 genome:
- the ndhS gene encoding Nicotinate dehydrogenase small FeS subunit, which translates to MRKVAASFRVNGRVYEVLIPPNRLLVDLLREDLGLTGTKVGCDDGSCGACTVLVDGVPMQSCMMLALCYQDAEITTVEGLVRGTEMDIVQRAFLEMGGSQCGFCTPGFVMSVRALLNRVEAPTPEDIRQAIGGNLCRCTGYTKILDAVYKAIEWERARRQVQAVGSTVG; encoded by the coding sequence ATGCGGAAGGTGGCGGCTTCCTTTCGGGTCAACGGTCGGGTCTATGAGGTCCTGATTCCCCCGAACCGTCTGCTGGTGGACCTCCTGCGGGAGGACCTGGGCCTGACGGGCACGAAGGTCGGCTGTGACGACGGCTCCTGTGGGGCCTGCACGGTCCTGGTCGACGGCGTCCCGATGCAGTCCTGCATGATGCTGGCCCTGTGCTATCAGGACGCCGAGATCACGACGGTCGAGGGCCTCGTCCGGGGGACCGAGATGGACATCGTGCAGAGGGCCTTCTTAGAGATGGGCGGGTCCCAGTGCGGGTTCTGCACGCCGGGCTTTGTCATGAGCGTGCGGGCCCTTCTAAATCGGGTCGAGGCCCCGACGCCGGAGGACATCCGGCAGGCGATCGGCGGGAACCTGTGTCGGTGCACGGGCTACACCAAGATCCTGGACGCCGTCTACAAGGCCATCGAGTGGGAACGCGCCCGGCGGCAAGTCCAGGCCGTCGGTTCGACCGTCGGATAG
- the yrrB gene encoding TPR repeat-containing protein YrrB, with protein sequence MKRHSWMYIAFGVLWLSLVLAVASMGQAWRGKGRVKGVVTDTEGKPLEGVTVRLWHVESEAGFETKTNKKGEWTAAFIRGGQWNIDFELPGYVTRKITVALKELGPNEEIRIQLQKAPTAAPAVPPELLDKVDEGNRLFSEGKYAEALAVFEKLVQDYPNARVLHFNIGNCYAQMGQFDKAIQHYEMSMEAHPNKDEVWIAIGSAHLQLRQFDKAVQALEHVSLEKIEDPNLLYDLGNAYFAANQLDKAIPAFERAVQLKADFTDALYMLGTAYIGKGEKAKAREVLQKYLQYDSTSDRAKEVQLMLRSLK encoded by the coding sequence ATGAAGCGGCATTCATGGATGTACATAGCTTTCGGGGTCCTTTGGCTATCGCTGGTCTTGGCCGTGGCCTCGATGGGCCAGGCTTGGCGGGGCAAGGGCCGGGTCAAGGGCGTCGTGACGGACACCGAGGGAAAGCCCCTCGAGGGCGTGACGGTCCGGCTCTGGCACGTCGAGAGCGAGGCCGGTTTTGAGACGAAGACCAACAAGAAAGGCGAGTGGACGGCCGCCTTCATCCGGGGAGGCCAGTGGAATATCGATTTCGAACTGCCCGGTTACGTCACCCGGAAGATCACCGTGGCCCTGAAGGAGCTCGGGCCGAATGAGGAGATCCGGATTCAACTCCAGAAAGCACCCACGGCGGCTCCGGCCGTGCCGCCCGAGCTCCTCGACAAGGTCGACGAGGGCAACCGCCTGTTCAGCGAGGGGAAGTACGCCGAGGCCTTAGCCGTATTCGAGAAGCTCGTGCAGGACTATCCCAATGCCCGGGTCCTTCACTTCAACATCGGCAATTGCTACGCTCAGATGGGCCAGTTTGACAAGGCCATCCAGCATTACGAGATGTCTATGGAGGCGCATCCCAACAAGGACGAGGTCTGGATTGCTATCGGCAGTGCCCATCTCCAGCTTCGGCAGTTTGACAAGGCCGTCCAGGCCCTGGAGCACGTGAGCCTCGAAAAGATCGAGGACCCCAACCTGCTGTATGACCTCGGCAACGCTTACTTTGCGGCCAATCAGCTCGACAAGGCGATCCCGGCCTTCGAGCGGGCCGTCCAGCTGAAGGCCGACTTCACGGACGCCCTGTATATGCTGGGCACGGCTTACATCGGCAAGGGCGAGAAGGCGAAGGCCCGGGAGGTCCTCCAGAAGTACCTGCAGTACGACTCGACGTCCGACCGGGCCAAGGAAGTCCAGCTCATGCTCCGGAGTTTAAAGTAA